Proteins encoded in a region of the Phoenix dactylifera cultivar Barhee BC4 chromosome 3, palm_55x_up_171113_PBpolish2nd_filt_p, whole genome shotgun sequence genome:
- the LOC103700993 gene encoding FIP1[III]-like protein, whose product MGEPRMDDDMDDFGDLYGDLEDRVNAGIFRVQENQYSSSAERNMSSPKPGEFDSISEELSEEHSSDDRIGEANERAVSSNGGNESLAFGAQESGNSSDSEDDLHIVLNEDDRLKSAPSQRENLGSGGAAVGEGEGEKEDEDLVILYGPDGLQKTHKWGDQLLSPTDGMVQGSTERGGAEKGSYYSWYVGSDQGRISYNGKNSISARGVWDQLMMPSSGGTASCSLSIPASAQNGYGFTLPRNRTIFDISIEAFEQKPWRRPGADITDYFNFGLDEDSWKTYFQQLDQCRQQATMFTQFPFYKLSRQNQVLESDLGSPKAMLTKAAQWEQRKKSFLHMENVERRLMGLQMPKGRAIQVESGVGERIPSADIRRPRHRDSDVVIQIAMGGSMENVSVPCEGELKHAEQGHGDCSMLEYENEPNEGMWSLDYDGQGCWETTDPLVRFYPEVAETNLKGAADEVKEKLDYSKDESEDSLRVDDSLMEVEIASGVQVMHSLSSGDLDSHSGAFKDDGCLKKIHAAIRKTSLDSGTAMQESVRSDCYLSNDSGINATKTEIEDIKRNTCDCCLSPEGHNGCSRSGHNVISELNIPADNEQASSQFPRKPQNDVDPFEVSYGIGESKCDHSTDIRGHLSSNKETKMSVSYKSRKYAEKHDSEKSSSKSYHKKGDHYNHPRINWDKRDCFEQSAAGGDSAIKHREHYSREWHHDDRRERVVRHEHSDESISECGSIFLGKDSSLRHKKDRENEHLIRTDAVNYEKRCREKHVQEMHRRHIARCDREEGIFDHRFRRAAPCSGREERALERRDNYDRSSCFDLYGSNKYNEYDAKRLRHLDGRLLDSQTYEHHFEDERGWHDASPLRNHLCRSCRSHEKFVDHRKHFALREIESRYEKYECCFVPSSKDCHHSSYENNDNKFHDDEHITEERGTYVDGIVREKRYGRLAKPKPDTDDKVSFKHGDPNLSSREESFLCERSSRNEKSLVKHHLVGGRKFSDDCRLSNARKELVNERTQRSSASEAREHGKFVLHNFDKGRHELATLGRSEAVNMHLNGLKRKFHKRGNEFTVASEVHRVVTETIDEKQKDSRHIEEVRLLEVPLHVPKSEGTHNRPASLKERVKELKEHSDDHFLKNCEDKHLISQSNDVDDIEEGQLIEESDDQHVGLTTEYWNPEKKVAFPAVEARRSAHLEEKSTQAKESTPDNKIYGFFDSNRILETLAKMEKRRERFKGPLALKQGPEKTLKPQLELATVTDELKQQRPARKRRWGGMQ is encoded by the exons ATGGGGGAGCCAAGGATGGATGATGATATGGATGATTTCGGCGATCTCTACGGCGACCTCGAGGATCGCGTAAATGCCGGCATCTTCCGCGTCCAAGAAAATCAGTATTCCTCCTCGGCTGAGAGAAATATGAGCAGCCCGAAGCCTGGGGAATTCGATTCGATCAGCGAGGAGCTCAGCGAGGAGCACAGCTCGGATGATCGGATTGGTGAAGCCAATGAGAGGGCGGTGTCTTCCAATGGGGGTAACGAAAGCCTGGCTTTTGGAGCGCAGGAGAGTGGAAACAGCAGTGACAGTGAAGATGATCTCCATATAGTTTTGAATGAAGATGATCGTCTGAAGTCGGCACCTTCACAAAGAGAGAATCTTGGGAGTGGGGGCGCGGCGGTGGGAGAGGGcgagggagagaaagaggatGAGGATTTGGTGATTCTTTATGGTCCTGATGGTCTGCAGAAAACTCACAAGTGGGGAGACCAGCTGTTGTCGCCCACTGATGGGATGGTGCAGGGTAGCACAGAAAGAGGAGGAGCAGAAAAGGGTAGCTACTATAGCTGG TATGTAGGATCTGATCAAGGACGAATCTCCTATAATGGAAAAAATTCAATATCTGCAAGAGGTGTATGGGATCAGCTGATGATGCCATCTTCAGGGGGTACTGCATCCTGCAGTTTAAGCATTCCTGCATCAGCTCAAAATGGATATGGTTTCACTTTGCCTCGAAATAG GACCATTTTTGATATAAGTATTGAAGCATTTGAGCAGAAACCCTGGAGGCGACCAGGAGCGGATATAACAGACTACTTTAACTTTGGCTTGGATGAGGATAGCTGGAAAACTTACTTCCAACAGTTG GACCAGTGTAGGCAACAAGCGACAATGTTTACCCAATTCCCATTCTATAAGTTATCAAGGCAGAATCAG GTTCTTGAATCTGATCTGGGATCACCTAAAGCTATGTTAACTAAGGCTGCTCAATGggaacaaaggaaaaaaagttTCTTACATATGGAGAATGTAGAAAGGAGATTAATGGGGCTTCAGATG CCAAAGGGTAGAGCAATTCAAGTTGAAAGTGGAGTTGGAGAACGCATACCATCGGCAGACATAAGGCGACCAAGACACCGTGATTCTGATGTAGTGATACAG ATTGCTATGGGTGGTTCTATGGAGAATGTGTCAGTTCCATGTGAGGGAGAACTTAAACATGCGGAGCAAGGACATGGTGATTGCTCAATGTTGGAATATGAGAATGAGCCAAATGAAGG AATGTGGTCTCTAGACTATGATGGTCAAGGATGTTGGGAAACTACCGATCCTCTTGTGCGTTTCTATCCTGAGGTGGCAGAAACTAATTTAAAGGGAGCTGCCGATGAAGTTAAAGAGAAACTGGATTACTCGAAGGATGAAAGTGAGGATTCTTTGAGAGTGGATGACTCACTGATGGAAGTTGAAATTGCTTCTGGGGTTCAAGTTATGCATAGTCTCAGTTCGGGTGATCTTGATAGCCATTCTGGAGCATTCAAGGATGATGGCTGTTTGAAGAAAATTCATGCTGCCATCAGAAAGACATCTTTGGACTCAGGGACTGCAATGCAAGAATCAGTTAGATCTGATTGTTATCTTTCAAATGATTCCGGAATCAATGCAACTAAAACAGAGATAGAAGATATTAAACGTAACACTTGTGACTGTTGCCTCTCTCCAGAAGGTCACAATGGTTGCAGTAGAAGTGGACACAATGTCATCTCTGAATTGAATATACCTGCAGACAATGAACAAGCTTCTAGTCAGTTTCCTAGGAAGCCCCAGAATGATGTGGATCCTTTTGAGGTGAGCTATGGGATAGGGGAAAGTAAATGTGATCACAGCACTGATATAAGAGGACATTTGTCTTCtaataaagaaacaaaaatgTCAGTAAGTTACAAGAGTAGAAAGTATGCTGAAAAGCATGATAGTGAAAAATCTTCTTCTAAATCTTATCACAAGAAGGGAGATCATTATAATCATCCTAGGATAAACTGGGATAAGAGAGACTGTTTTGAGCAAAGTGCTGCTGGTGGGGATAGTGCAATAAAACACCGTGAACACTACTCTCGTGAATGGCATCATGATGATCGAAGGGAAAGAGTTGTTCGTCATGAGCATTCTGATGAATCAATTTCAGAATGTGGTTCCATTTTCTTGGGAAAGGATTCAAGTTTGAGGCATAAAAAGGACAGGGAGAATGAACATCTCATCCGGACAGATGCTGTAAATTATGAAAAAAGATGTAGAGAAAAACATGTACAAGAGATGCACAGAAGACATATAGCCAGATGCGATAGGGAAGAGGGGATCTTTGATCACAGGTTCCGTAGAGCTGCACCTTGCAGTGGCAGAGAAGAAAGAGCCCTTGAAAGAAGAGACAACTATGATCGAAGTTCATGTTTTGACTTGTATGGATCAAATAAGTATAATGAATATGATGCCAAAAGGTTGAGACATCTTGATGGGCGGCTGCTGGATTCTCAAACGTATGAACACCATTTTGAGGATGAAAGAGGTTGGCATGATGCCAGTCCACTAAGAAATCACTTATGTCGGTCATGCAGGTCACatgaaaaattcgtggatcaCAGGAAACATTTTGCTCTTAGAGAGATAGAGTCCAGGTATGAGAAATATGAATGTTGTTTTGTTCCAAGCAGCAAGGATTGCCATCATtcatcttatgaaaataatgacaACAAATTTCATGATGATGAACACATCACTGAAGAAAGAGGTACATACGTTGATGGCATTGTTCGTGAGAAAAGATATGGTCGGCTTGCTAAGCCCAAACCTGATACTGATGACAAAGTCTCTTTTAAGCATGGAGATCCCAATTTGTCTTCTAGGGAGGAATCTTTTCTCTGTGAAAGGAGTTCAAGAAATGAGAAGAGTCTTGTTAAGCATCATTTAGTCGGTGGTAGAAAATTTTCTGATGACTGCCGATTAAGCAATGCTCGAAAGGAATTAGTTAATGAAAGAACTCAAAGAAGTTCTGCTTCTGAGGCAAGGGAACATGGTAAGTTTGTTTTGCACAATTTTGATAAGGGAAGGCATGAGCTGGCAACTTTAGGTCGCAGCGAGGCTGTTAACATGCATCTGAAtggtttgaaaagaaag TTCCACAAAAGAGGTAATGAATTTACAGTTGCAAGTGAAGTCCACAGAGTTGTGACTGAGACAATAGATGAAAAACAGAAGGATTCCAGGCATATTGAAGAAGTTCGCTTGTTGGAGGTTCCTCTCCATGTCCCAAAATCCGAAGGAACCCATAATCGCCCAGCTAGCTTGAAGGAGAGAGTGAAAGAGTTAAAGGAACACTCAGATGACCACTTTCTTAAGAACTGTGAAGACAAACATCTTATTTCACAAAGTAATGATGTTGATGATATTGAAGAGGGCCAACTGatagaagaatctgatgatcaaCATGTGGGTTTAACGACAGAATATTGGAATCCTGAGAAAAAAGTAGCATTCCCTGCTGTCGAAGCAAGGCGGTCAGCTCATTTAGAAGAGAAAAGCACACAAGCAAAAGAATCCACTCCAGATAATAAGATATATGGGTTTTTTGACAGCAATCGTATACTTGAGACACTGGCAAAGATGGAAAAGCGCAGGGAACGGTTCAAAGGGCCACTTGCTCTGAAGCAAGGACCTGAGAAGACTCTGAAGCCACAGCTGGAGCTTGCAACTGTAACTGATGAACTTAAACAACAGAGGCCTGCCAGAA